The genomic window CGTGCAATGAGTGCTGCAAGGGAGATCGGTGCAACTACTTTGTTATTGTGGGTAACAAATACATCATATTGGGACTACCAACTAATCCGAATTGTTACAGAGTGGCGCCTCTTCAAGACAAGGCTATGGAGTTTGTTTCACCCTGTTCACCGCACTATTAGGTCTTGGAACTTGGCTTATGTCACGCTCTTAGCTTCAAGAGCCTATGCTATACAAAGCACATATCgctttttgtattatttaaacGAAGCCGTCCATAAGCTAAGTAGATTCCACACTCGAATTAAAAGTACACCGTCCAAGTGCCTTGACTCAGTTGGGAAGTAATTCCAATTACTATCCTGATGACTTGCGAAGCGGAATTCTCTCTCTAATACTTTACATACTTTCAACAAGGtacataatatttttaaattgacgCGGAATGGATATTTTTTGTACGTTTCTAACTATTACACTTTTTAACGTTTCATAATTGCTTATcgattttcaaatttgttaGACTTTTCATGTTTCATTCCGGGCAGGAAATTTCCTAAAACAAGAGGAAGCTCAAACATTTACATTAAGTAATGTCTAGTATAAGAATCGAATGAATGccttacaaaaaataatcTGTTTCATATCGAATCTCCCCCACAATAAAGCAACTTTGACGTCTTTTTGGCGCTTTAATATACAAGTAATTCACATTCACATATGATAGTTGCTCACATCCATCCAATCACTTTGTGCAAAAGCAGCCGGCAGTTACGGTGACGGTTTTGAACTGCCAAGGTTGATCCTTGTTCATCCACGAATAGGGGTGATCTGGCTGAGAGGCCTGTGCCAGGACCTTTACCTTATATTCCAGTGGCCGGCAATTGGATCCATGCGAGCACTTGGCCAGATCCCGTCCAGCTCCCGATTCGCAAACGGCGTTCATCAGAAAACGAGGGAAGTGCAGACCACCCAGATCCACGAGCTCGTTCTGGAggataataatataattataaactTCTGGTGCTGCTAAAAGGTATGCCAACAAACCGTAACTTTGCAGTCGCAGCCAGCGGAATGGACATCGTTACGTTTGGTGGTCAACAGATCCTCATAGAAATCGTTGTAGTACATGGGCGGCAGCTGATGGGGCATGACCATCGCAATCTCCGTTGGATGCGGAGTGCTAGGATTGAATCCGAACAGG from Drosophila yakuba strain Tai18E2 chromosome 2L, Prin_Dyak_Tai18E2_2.1, whole genome shotgun sequence includes these protein-coding regions:
- the LOC6526328 gene encoding uncharacterized protein LOC6526328, which codes for MDIKVWILLGQSRRRSIALVRHRSSRMPWLPISITALALLSLTNKGSASQYGSDGGFDEVVGLRSLEQHAEEQQPDRSTSKMLSALFGFNPSTPHPTEIAMVMPHQLPPMYYNDFYEDLLTTKRNDVHSAGCDCKVTNELVDLGGLHFPRFLMNAVCESGAGRDLAKCSHGSNCRPLEYKVKVLAQASQPDHPYSWMNKDQPWQFKTVTVTAGCFCTK